A genomic window from Antedon mediterranea chromosome 4, ecAntMedi1.1, whole genome shotgun sequence includes:
- the LOC140047533 gene encoding acetylserotonin O-methyltransferase-like, with protein MENKTNSKLWPSLLVDINDGFQKSQVLFVTTELQLYDLLATHQNGMTANEIASRKELNLEATERILDCAAGLKLIEKKIQSESKIAIYKNYPEIATFLQSSTPNSMVETIICNSHVTYALYQNLMTTIQTGHNTEGCKHAFNSDVRNI; from the exons ATGGAAAATAAAACTAATTCAAAACTGTGGCCTAGCCTGCTTGTGGATATCAATGATGGTTTTCAAAAATCACAG gtGTTATTTGTGACAACAGAACTGCAGTTGTATGATCTCCTTGCGACTCATCAAAATGGAATGACAGCCAATGAAATAGCCAGCAGGAAGGAACTCAATCTGGAGGCAACGGAAAGAATTCTCGACTGCGCTGCTGGATTAAAActtattgaaaagaaaattcAATCTGAATCTAAAATTG caatTTACAAGAATTACCCAGAAATTGCCACATTTCTACAATCAAGTACGCCAAATAGCATGGTAGAAACTATCATATGTAATTCCCATGTTACGTACGCTTTGTATCAGAATTTGATGACAACAATCCAAACCGGTCACAACACAGAAGGTTGCAAACATGCATTTAATTCTGATGTAAgaaatatttga